A portion of the Misgurnus anguillicaudatus chromosome 16, ASM2758022v2, whole genome shotgun sequence genome contains these proteins:
- the LOC129422902 gene encoding uncharacterized protein: protein MRIDSEAKRLVESILIQKPGGEQIINEYNRTKSLGDETRRKMVNILAADMTEKNGSSPPRQVKEKYARGIVALFPYLSDPFSKNGYEHYYDGESGTGYLAWRIKTIQRGLAKERRTSFEGQGPSAEGMSGGPTIRREPQFAPEAVLSEDECKEAIAFMKHSADEDSVKMKMKLTFDYRHGMVLDPVQSNNILTVFPRFKDIKGLIKQDFVLMFGGAVSGKLLERWPTMFKKKVIQHCKNLPTTSDVQELLIAAEHPTDDSEESANFVWDSDLSSKLLLLHLIPPSAQGRKRPGKVSASQAERHLVVFKKSGTNIEEHLRNITGSDQPYLLAVGPQKNAVHQYFIILDQHAIPCKSTSSLGAFDELFKAHFVFGTNYNTILHNMYTFIQTVYNIDVGKVNESPRVAEVRVRLLS, encoded by the exons ATGAGGATAGATTCCGAAGCCAAAAGG TTGGTAGAATCCATTCTGATCCAGAAACCAGGCGGGGagcaaataataaatgaatacaaCCGAACAAAGTCTTTGGGGGATGAAACAAGGAGAAAAATGGTTAACATCCTGGCCGCTGatatgacagaaaaaaatgg TTCATCCCCACCAAGGCAGGTGAAAGAAAAATATGCCAGAGGAATTGTGGCTTTGTTTCCTTACCTCAGTGATCCCTTTTCCAAAAATGGCTAT gAGCATTACTATGATGGTGAGAGCGGCACTGGATACTTAGCATGGAGAATTAAGACTATACAGAGAGGCTTGGCTAAAGAGAGACGAACATCATTTGAAG GACAAGGACCATCTGCTGAGGGGATGTCTGGTGGACCAACTATAAGACGAGAACCACAATTTGCTCCAGAGGCTGTCTTGAGTGAGGATGAATGCAAGGAAGCAATTGCATTCATGAAGCATTCTGCTGATGAGGACTCCGTCAAGATGAAAATGAAGTTGACATTTGACTATCGCCATGGCATGGTTCTTGACCCTGTGCAGTCGAACAATATACTGACAGTCTTTCCACGTTTCAAAGACATTAAAGGCTTG ATTAAACAAGACTTCGTTCTGATGTTTGGAGGAGCAGTGTCAGGTAAGCTGCTGGAGAGGTGGCCAACCATGTTCAAGAAAAAGGTTATTCAGCATTGCAAAAATCTTCCGACCACCAGTGATGTGCAAGAACTGCTGATAGCTGCTGAACATCCCACTGATGACTCTGAAGAGAGTGCTAATTTTG TTTGGGACAGTGATCTCTCCTCCAAACTACTGCTTTTGCATTTGATCCCACCTTCTGCTCAAGGCAGGAAGAGGCCAGGAAAGGTGTCTGCTTCTCAAGCAGAGAGGCATCTTGTTGTCTTCAAGAAG AGTGGAACAAACATAGAAGAGCATCTTCGAAACATCACTGGGAGTGACCAACCCTATCTCTTGGCTGTGGGACCTCAGAAGAACGCAGTTCATCAGTACTTCATCATTCTTGATCAGCATGCCATTCCGTGCAAGTCAACCTCTTCTCTTGGTGCCTTTGACGAACTGTTTAAGGCACACTTTGTATTTGGCACTAATTACAACACTATTTTGCACAACATGTACACTTTCATTCAGACTGTGTACAACATAGATGTTGGCAAAGTAAATGAGAGTCCTCGTGTTGCAGAGGTTAGAGTAAGGCTTCTTAGCTAG